A region from the Cytophagia bacterium CHB2 genome encodes:
- a CDS encoding 2,4-dihydroxyhept-2-ene-1,7-dioic acid aldolase codes for MRKNTIKEIWASGGAVLNGWCSIPSSFSAEIMAHQGFDSITIDMQHGLVDYQVATTMLQAISTTAVIPLTRVPWNDPGFLMKVLDAGSYGVICPMINTPEDAQALVRACKYPPTGFRSFGPIRAKYYGGGSTHGGGDYHHFANDETLVIPQIETREAIKNLDAILEVPGISAIYIGPSDLAMALGSEPRKGQSDPAVVEARQLILAAAKRHGIPAGIHTNSTDVAVKMIKEGFQLTSLQSDDRFLMARAQEEVTAVRKGIASAN; via the coding sequence ATGCGAAAAAACACGATCAAAGAAATCTGGGCGAGCGGTGGCGCGGTGCTCAACGGATGGTGTTCGATCCCCAGCTCATTTTCCGCCGAGATTATGGCTCATCAGGGTTTCGATTCGATTACCATCGACATGCAGCACGGACTCGTCGATTATCAAGTGGCAACCACCATGCTGCAAGCCATCTCCACCACGGCCGTCATTCCGCTGACGCGCGTGCCGTGGAACGATCCCGGTTTTTTGATGAAAGTTCTCGACGCCGGCTCGTATGGCGTCATCTGCCCGATGATCAACACGCCCGAGGATGCGCAAGCATTGGTGCGCGCATGCAAATATCCGCCTACGGGTTTTCGCAGCTTCGGGCCGATCCGGGCAAAATATTATGGCGGAGGAAGCACGCACGGCGGCGGCGATTATCACCATTTTGCGAATGATGAAACGTTGGTCATTCCGCAGATCGAAACGCGCGAGGCCATCAAAAATCTCGACGCCATTCTCGAGGTTCCGGGCATCAGCGCAATCTACATCGGGCCGTCTGATCTGGCCATGGCATTGGGCAGCGAGCCGCGCAAAGGCCAAAGCGATCCCGCCGTGGTTGAAGCGCGACAACTGATCCTTGCCGCCGCAAAGCGTCACGGCATACCGGCCGGTATTCACACCAACTCGACCGACGTGGCGGTCAAAATGATCAAAGAGGGCTTTCAGCTTACTTCACTCCAAAGCGACGATCGTTTTCTCATGGCCCGGGCACAGGAAGAAGTGACGGCGGTGAGAAAAGGCATTGCGAGCGCGAATTGA
- a CDS encoding SIS domain-containing protein — translation MTFPVQKFSDAGSYAEEYFARTREAAATVNLKKLAQAAAILTKVYSNGGMVYSCGNGGSAAIANHLVCDHCKLVRTDTTLTPRIVSLSSTIEMITAIGNDISYDEIFAYQLRTLAKPGDALITISSSGDSENIVRAAQWAKDNGILVISMTGFSGGRSAKIADVNLHVEAGNYGIIEDVHQSLMHILAQYIRQAHMEEELIKQRKF, via the coding sequence ATGACGTTTCCAGTTCAAAAATTTTCCGATGCCGGCAGCTATGCCGAGGAATACTTTGCCCGAACACGCGAGGCCGCGGCAACCGTTAATCTAAAAAAACTCGCTCAAGCAGCAGCGATTCTAACGAAGGTTTACTCTAACGGTGGCATGGTTTACTCCTGTGGCAACGGCGGGTCGGCGGCCATTGCGAATCATTTGGTGTGTGATCACTGCAAGCTGGTGCGCACGGATACGACACTTACACCGCGCATTGTTTCACTCAGTTCGACGATTGAGATGATTACCGCCATCGGGAATGATATTTCCTATGACGAAATTTTTGCTTATCAGCTTCGCACGCTCGCGAAGCCGGGTGATGCGTTGATCACGATCAGCTCTTCCGGCGATTCCGAGAATATTGTGCGCGCTGCGCAGTGGGCAAAAGACAACGGCATCCTGGTGATTTCCATGACGGGCTTCTCCGGCGGCAGGTCTGCTAAAATTGCCGATGTCAATCTGCATGTCGAGGCGGGCAATTACGGGATCATCGAAGATGTGCACCAATCGCTGATGCACATCCTGGCGCAATACATTCGACAGGCGCATATGGAAGAAGAGCTGATCAAACAAAGAAAGTTTTAA
- a CDS encoding hydroxyacid dehydrogenase yields MSYRIFVTGSGIAEQARQLLIREQCVVETGDPKDTPADLVRKLKDFNPDGLIVRQGKITAEVQNAAPQLKVICKHGVGMDNIDCVNAAQRGIPVMFTPFANFESAAEHTLALLLSLARRISQEDKRIRSGVFDKKKYDGLELFEKTLGIIGFGKIGRRFAELVAPFKINVLVYHPSNTEESLPAHIAKVKHAADLLSRADIISLHCPLTPETKGMINKQTIASMKKDVYIINTARGGLVNENDLVQALQEGRIAGAALDVFEEEPPPASHPLFTLENVIFTTHVAGMSDNSVKNMGIESAKNVLAVLKGEKLNREALWNPETK; encoded by the coding sequence ATGAGTTACCGCATTTTTGTTACAGGTTCCGGCATTGCCGAGCAAGCGCGGCAATTGCTCATTCGGGAACAGTGTGTCGTCGAAACCGGTGATCCCAAGGACACACCGGCCGATCTTGTCCGGAAACTCAAGGACTTTAATCCGGACGGCCTCATTGTACGGCAAGGAAAGATCACGGCTGAAGTGCAGAACGCGGCGCCGCAACTGAAGGTGATCTGCAAACACGGCGTCGGCATGGATAATATTGATTGTGTAAATGCCGCCCAGCGCGGCATTCCCGTGATGTTTACGCCGTTTGCCAATTTCGAATCCGCAGCGGAGCACACGCTTGCATTGCTGCTCTCGCTTGCACGCCGTATTTCTCAGGAGGATAAACGTATTCGCAGCGGCGTTTTTGACAAGAAGAAGTATGACGGCCTGGAGCTTTTCGAAAAAACGCTGGGCATTATCGGGTTTGGCAAAATCGGCCGGCGGTTCGCTGAATTGGTTGCTCCGTTCAAAATAAACGTGCTGGTGTATCACCCCTCGAACACTGAAGAATCGCTGCCCGCCCATATTGCAAAAGTGAAGCATGCGGCGGATCTATTGTCTCGGGCAGACATTATCAGCTTGCATTGTCCGCTCACGCCGGAAACCAAAGGGATGATCAATAAACAAACGATTGCCTCGATGAAGAAAGACGTTTATATCATCAACACGGCGCGTGGCGGCCTGGTGAATGAAAACGATTTAGTGCAGGCGTTGCAAGAAGGTCGGATTGCCGGCGCGGCTTTGGATGTGTTCGAAGAAGAGCCGCCTCCGGCGAGTCATCCGCTTTTCACGCTGGAGAATGTCATCTTTACAACGCATGTGGCGGGAATGTCTGACAATTCCGTGAAGAATATGGGCATTGAATCTGCAAAAAATGTTCTTGCCGTTTTGAAGGGCGAGAAGTTGAATCGCGAGGCTTTGTGGAATCCGGAAACGAAGTGA
- a CDS encoding ABC transporter ATP-binding protein translates to MSIWSSLRAFRDKLQPPPSRNELPVSFRERFKALGNLPQLFQLIWQTSPALTSASLLLRIVRAAVPLATLYVGKLIIDEVVLLTQLAAPRDLTYLWQLVATEFGIIFFSDILNRALALVDSMLGDLFSNQISVRLMRHAAALDLDYFEDASFYDKLERARRQTSGRMTLMAQVLEQVQDVITMMFLSIGLVAFNPWLILLLMVTLIPSLLGESHFNARSYSLMYNWTPERRQLDYLRYTGASDETAKEVKIFGLSAFLTERYRDLADRYYRANRALSIRRASWGTVLAMIASIGYYAAYVVIILRTVSGQLSLGDMTFLAGSFSRLRGLLQNLIQRFSNVAEGALYLRDLFDFFALRPRIVSAPRTRTFPRPIRRGFTFENVGFKYPNSERWANRHLSFTLPAGEKLALVGENGAGKTTLAKLFARLYDPTEGRILLDGYDLREYSLEELRYDIGVIFQDFVHYHFTAAENIAIGRIEALNDTPRIERAAARSLANTVIEKLPNGYAQIVGKRFETGVELSGGEWQKMALARAYMREAQLLILDEPTASLDARAEYEVFQRFADLTRGKSAVLISHRFSTVRMADRILVLGNGEMLELGTHEELLARNGRYAELFHLQASGYR, encoded by the coding sequence ATGTCGATTTGGTCCTCGCTTCGCGCGTTTCGTGACAAGCTTCAACCTCCCCCTTCACGCAACGAATTACCGGTTAGTTTCCGCGAACGCTTTAAAGCGCTTGGTAATTTGCCGCAGCTTTTTCAGCTCATCTGGCAAACAAGCCCGGCATTGACGAGCGCGAGCCTGTTGTTGCGCATCGTGCGCGCCGCGGTGCCGCTGGCAACGCTATATGTCGGCAAGTTGATCATCGATGAAGTCGTGCTTTTGACCCAGCTTGCCGCCCCGCGTGACTTGACCTATCTCTGGCAACTCGTGGCCACCGAGTTCGGCATTATCTTCTTTTCGGATATTTTGAATCGCGCTTTGGCGCTGGTGGATAGCATGCTCGGAGATCTGTTTTCGAATCAAATCTCCGTGCGCTTAATGCGCCATGCTGCGGCTCTCGATTTGGATTATTTCGAAGATGCCAGTTTTTATGACAAGCTTGAGCGCGCGCGCCGCCAAACCTCCGGGCGCATGACGCTCATGGCGCAAGTGCTCGAACAAGTGCAAGATGTGATAACCATGATGTTTTTATCCATTGGGCTGGTGGCATTCAATCCCTGGCTGATTTTATTGCTGATGGTGACGCTTATTCCCTCGCTGCTCGGCGAGTCGCATTTCAATGCACGCAGTTATTCGCTGATGTATAATTGGACGCCGGAACGCCGCCAGCTTGATTATTTGCGCTATACTGGCGCGAGTGATGAAACGGCAAAGGAAGTTAAGATCTTCGGCTTGTCGGCGTTCTTGACGGAGCGCTATCGGGACTTGGCGGACCGTTATTATCGCGCGAATCGCGCTTTGTCAATACGACGGGCAAGTTGGGGCACGGTGCTCGCCATGATTGCGAGCATCGGATATTATGCCGCGTACGTCGTGATCATCCTGCGCACGGTCAGCGGCCAGTTGTCGCTGGGTGACATGACTTTCTTGGCGGGATCGTTTTCCCGGTTGCGCGGGTTGCTGCAAAATCTGATTCAACGCTTTTCAAACGTTGCGGAAGGCGCTCTCTATCTCCGCGATCTTTTCGATTTTTTTGCCCTCCGGCCGCGCATTGTTTCTGCGCCGCGCACGCGAACCTTTCCGCGGCCGATTCGGCGCGGGTTTACGTTCGAAAATGTCGGCTTCAAGTATCCCAACTCCGAGCGCTGGGCAAACCGCCATCTCTCCTTCACCTTGCCAGCGGGGGAGAAGCTCGCGCTTGTGGGCGAAAATGGCGCAGGCAAAACGACTTTGGCAAAATTATTCGCACGGCTTTACGATCCCACCGAAGGCCGCATTCTGCTAGATGGCTACGATTTGCGTGAGTATTCTTTGGAAGAACTGCGCTACGATATTGGCGTCATTTTTCAAGATTTCGTGCATTATCATTTCACTGCGGCGGAAAACATCGCCATTGGACGCATCGAGGCGCTGAATGACACGCCGCGTATCGAACGCGCCGCGGCACGCAGCCTCGCGAATACCGTCATTGAAAAATTACCGAACGGGTATGCTCAAATCGTGGGAAAGCGTTTCGAAACTGGCGTGGAGCTTTCCGGCGGGGAATGGCAGAAAATGGCGCTGGCGCGTGCCTACATGCGCGAGGCGCAGTTGTTGATTTTGGATGAACCCACGGCCTCACTCGACGCCCGCGCCGAGTACGAAGTTTTTCAACGCTTCGCCGATCTGACCAGGGGCAAGTCGGCCGTGCTGATTTCACACCGGTTTTCGACCGTGCGCATGGCGGACCGCATCCTGGTGCTGGGCAATGGCGAAATGCTGGAACTGGGCACACACGAAGAGTTACTTGCCCGGAACGGCCGCTACGCCGAGCTTTTTCATCTGCAAGCTTCCGGATATCGATAA
- a CDS encoding sucrose synthase, with the protein MRKLLTELVAENEIQDFRMFLYEISRQPNRFLLRNDILLEFEKFCHNNNKPELLHGSTIYKLLYRTPELTLSDGAVILLHRYRMARYRIYEIGLHGEGVEVLSTAELLDRRDKSVPPEHSDFAGKPRLNFLPFYDYGPSISDVKQVGRGIDFLNKYMSSGLFQDPEKWNAHLFEFLKIHHLGDQQLLINGEAVQNYKTLMNDMQVVTDYLSGIAPETSFNEVAGYLRRHGFEPGWGNTVGRILESMSLLLELFQAPDTSNLEKFISRIPMISKIAIISPHGWFGQENVLGRPDTGGQVVYILDQVRALEKTLRGRLQEYGLMASPKIIVVTRLIPDHQGTTSNVRLEKIHDTENSWILRIPLHDRHGNVIPHWISRFEMWPYLHRYAQEVKQALLSEFNGRPDLIIGNYSDGNLVATLLSEQLDVIQCNIAHALEKTKYLFSDLRWHDFENDYHFSLQFVADLIAMNMADFIITSTFQEIAGTEDRRGQYESYQFFTMPGLLQVENGINLFHPKFNVIPPGVDENIFFSYKEQRRRLTNQRLRLEHLLFEAEGESIVGSLHDKQKPPIFTMARLDRVKNLTTLVESFGKNPALQEKCNLIVIAGKVDPQHSNDAEEIAEIHRMHALIQDYQLHGKIRWLGIHLQKEDTGSAYRVIADYRGVFVQPARFEAFGLTVLEAMASGLPVFATHFGGPSEIIVDKKSGFLINPTVPELISGALLEFISQCERDPEVWDRVSAQAMQRVQERFTWKLYSNKLLDLTALYGFWRYSVSNVGKRELSQYCHLLYELLFRARAQNMGI; encoded by the coding sequence ATGCGTAAACTGCTCACGGAGCTTGTTGCTGAAAATGAGATTCAAGATTTTCGCATGTTTCTTTATGAAATTTCCCGGCAACCCAACCGGTTTTTGTTGCGCAACGATATTCTTTTAGAGTTTGAAAAATTTTGTCATAACAACAACAAGCCGGAGTTGTTGCACGGCAGCACGATTTACAAGCTGTTGTATCGCACACCGGAGTTGACGCTAAGCGATGGCGCTGTCATTCTTTTGCATCGCTATCGCATGGCGCGTTATCGCATTTACGAAATCGGCTTGCATGGCGAGGGCGTTGAAGTGCTTTCGACTGCCGAATTGCTCGACCGGCGCGATAAATCCGTGCCTCCCGAGCATAGCGATTTTGCCGGCAAGCCGCGTTTGAACTTTTTGCCGTTTTATGATTATGGCCCTTCCATCTCTGATGTCAAACAAGTCGGGCGCGGCATTGACTTTCTGAATAAATACATGTCGAGCGGCCTGTTTCAAGATCCCGAAAAGTGGAATGCGCATTTGTTCGAATTTCTCAAGATTCATCATCTCGGCGACCAGCAGCTTCTCATCAATGGCGAGGCGGTGCAAAATTACAAAACATTGATGAACGATATGCAGGTGGTAACCGATTATTTGTCGGGCATCGCGCCTGAAACGTCTTTTAATGAAGTCGCCGGCTACCTGCGCCGGCATGGCTTCGAACCGGGATGGGGCAACACGGTTGGACGCATTCTGGAATCCATGAGTTTGCTGCTGGAATTGTTTCAAGCGCCCGACACCTCCAATTTGGAGAAATTCATTTCGCGCATCCCGATGATTTCCAAAATCGCGATTATTTCGCCGCATGGCTGGTTCGGGCAGGAGAATGTCCTGGGCCGGCCGGATACCGGCGGCCAGGTGGTTTATATTTTGGATCAAGTGCGCGCTTTGGAAAAAACATTGCGCGGGCGCTTGCAGGAATACGGCCTGATGGCCTCGCCTAAAATCATCGTCGTTACGCGTCTGATTCCGGATCATCAAGGCACAACGAGCAACGTGCGTCTGGAGAAAATTCATGACACGGAAAATTCCTGGATTTTGCGCATACCCTTGCACGATCGTCACGGCAACGTGATTCCGCATTGGATCTCACGCTTCGAGATGTGGCCCTATTTGCATCGCTACGCTCAGGAGGTCAAGCAGGCGCTGCTGAGTGAATTCAACGGACGCCCCGACTTGATTATCGGCAATTATTCCGACGGCAATCTCGTGGCAACCTTGTTGTCGGAGCAGTTGGATGTGATTCAATGTAACATTGCGCACGCGCTGGAAAAAACGAAATACCTCTTTTCCGATCTCCGCTGGCACGATTTTGAGAATGATTATCATTTTTCGCTGCAATTTGTCGCAGACCTGATTGCCATGAATATGGCGGATTTTATCATTACCAGCACGTTTCAGGAAATTGCCGGCACGGAAGATCGCCGCGGGCAATATGAATCCTATCAATTTTTTACCATGCCGGGCCTGCTGCAGGTGGAGAACGGCATTAATCTCTTTCATCCCAAGTTCAATGTGATCCCGCCGGGCGTCGATGAAAATATTTTCTTCTCATACAAAGAGCAACGCCGCCGATTGACCAATCAACGACTGCGGTTGGAACACTTGTTGTTCGAGGCCGAGGGCGAGTCGATTGTCGGATCGTTGCACGACAAACAAAAGCCGCCGATTTTCACCATGGCGCGCCTGGATCGCGTGAAGAATCTAACGACGCTGGTGGAGAGTTTCGGTAAGAACCCGGCGCTGCAAGAAAAATGTAACCTCATTGTGATCGCCGGCAAGGTCGATCCACAGCATAGCAACGACGCGGAAGAGATTGCTGAAATCCATCGCATGCACGCCCTGATACAGGACTATCAGTTGCACGGAAAAATCCGCTGGCTGGGAATTCATTTGCAGAAGGAAGACACCGGTTCCGCATATCGCGTCATTGCGGATTATCGCGGCGTGTTCGTGCAGCCGGCGCGCTTTGAAGCCTTCGGCCTTACGGTATTGGAAGCGATGGCAAGCGGATTGCCGGTTTTTGCCACCCACTTCGGCGGGCCATCGGAAATCATTGTGGATAAAAAGAGCGGCTTTCTCATCAACCCGACGGTTCCGGAGCTTATCTCTGGCGCTTTGCTGGAATTCATAAGCCAATGTGAACGCGATCCGGAGGTTTGGGATCGTGTATCTGCGCAAGCGATGCAACGCGTACAGGAACGGTTCACCTGGAAACTCTATAGCAACAAATTGCTCGATCTCACCGCGCTCTACGGTTTCTGGCGTTACTCGGTGTCCAATGTCGGCAAGCGCGAGCTTTCACAATATTGCCATCTGCTGTATGAGCTTCTCTTCCGCGCGCGCGCGCAAAATATGGGTATTTAG
- a CDS encoding HAD-IIB family hydrolase encodes MTTQGLYIQLLSIHGLVRGQNLEMGRNADTGGQIKYVIELARSLGAQAGVEKVDVFTRLIRDKAYASDYSQPIEPLSENVRIVRIPCGGGKYIRKELLWPHLDEFVDKTLQFFKQQGRLPDVVHGHYADAGLVALELANFFDVPFVFTGHSLGRSKRERLAASGATPEEMNKKYRIDQRIAAEEKIVAHADLIVTSTQQEAEMQYGVYEAGASARYSVIPPGLDNARFYPYYETSVGLLEKSDQEKQAHFFVRKELERFLGHPDKPLILALSRPVRKKNIPALILAYGTDKELQAIANLAIFAGIRKDIAAMDDNEREVLTELLLLMDKFDLYGKLAIPKQHDFEYEVPELYRLAARLQGVFVNPALMEPFGLTLIEAAASGLPVVATNDGGPREMVQNCNNGILVDVNQPEDISAAIKKVLVDRDLWKSYSINGIEGVRRHYSWEAHCTTYLDELHKLFWSEKSSNDSRDAAAADATVIGKRLTKLDRLFVTDIDDTLIGDDEALARLSEILGQYRQTIAFGVATGRTITSAQHILNAHHVPAPDFIISSVGAEIYYGPNLLPDHGWHTHISRSWEREKIQKLLENFDFLQLQEPDTQREFKLSYYIDENPENILEIYDLLGRNRLRANLIHSSGRFLDILPFRASKGKAVRYLCYKWSIALNHVLVAGDSGNDAEMLRGEMLGVVVGNHSAELEKIRGLKHIYFSPHNHAAGILDGLEHYQFLKGGEHA; translated from the coding sequence ATGACGACGCAAGGATTGTACATTCAGCTTCTCAGCATACATGGTTTGGTGCGCGGACAGAATCTTGAAATGGGGCGAAATGCCGACACCGGTGGGCAAATAAAGTATGTGATCGAGTTGGCGCGGTCACTAGGCGCTCAAGCGGGTGTGGAAAAAGTCGATGTGTTCACGCGCTTGATTCGTGATAAAGCCTACGCCTCTGATTACAGTCAGCCGATCGAGCCGCTCAGCGAGAATGTTCGCATCGTGCGCATCCCTTGCGGCGGTGGGAAGTACATTCGCAAAGAATTACTTTGGCCGCATCTCGACGAATTCGTGGACAAGACGCTGCAATTTTTCAAGCAGCAAGGTCGCCTGCCGGACGTGGTGCACGGCCATTATGCCGACGCCGGTTTGGTCGCGCTCGAATTGGCAAATTTTTTTGATGTGCCGTTCGTGTTCACCGGGCATTCGCTAGGGCGCAGCAAGAGGGAACGCCTTGCCGCTTCCGGAGCGACGCCGGAGGAGATGAATAAAAAATACCGCATTGATCAACGCATTGCGGCGGAAGAAAAGATTGTCGCGCATGCCGATTTGATCGTGACGAGCACACAGCAGGAAGCTGAAATGCAATATGGGGTATACGAGGCCGGCGCATCAGCCCGTTACAGCGTGATCCCGCCCGGATTGGACAACGCCCGATTTTATCCCTACTATGAAACCTCCGTCGGCTTGCTTGAGAAAAGCGATCAGGAAAAACAGGCGCACTTTTTTGTGCGCAAAGAACTCGAACGTTTTCTCGGGCATCCCGACAAGCCGCTGATTCTGGCGCTGTCACGGCCGGTGCGCAAAAAAAACATACCGGCGTTGATCCTGGCATACGGCACGGATAAAGAGCTGCAAGCCATCGCCAATCTTGCGATTTTTGCCGGCATTCGCAAAGACATTGCCGCCATGGATGACAATGAACGCGAAGTTTTGACCGAGCTTCTGCTTCTGATGGATAAATTTGATCTCTACGGCAAACTCGCCATTCCCAAACAGCATGATTTCGAATATGAGGTGCCCGAGCTGTATCGCCTGGCGGCGCGCTTGCAAGGCGTATTTGTCAATCCGGCGCTGATGGAGCCTTTCGGACTCACGCTGATTGAAGCTGCAGCAAGCGGACTCCCGGTTGTCGCGACGAACGACGGCGGGCCGCGCGAGATGGTGCAGAATTGTAACAACGGCATTCTGGTTGATGTTAACCAGCCCGAAGACATCAGCGCAGCCATCAAAAAAGTCCTGGTTGATCGCGATTTGTGGAAAAGCTATTCGATCAACGGCATCGAAGGCGTGCGCCGGCATTATTCCTGGGAAGCGCATTGCACAACCTACCTTGACGAACTGCACAAATTATTTTGGAGTGAAAAATCATCTAACGACTCTAGAGATGCGGCGGCCGCGGATGCCACTGTGATCGGCAAGCGCCTGACCAAACTCGATCGTCTGTTTGTGACCGACATCGACGACACATTAATCGGCGATGATGAAGCGCTTGCACGCTTGAGCGAAATTTTGGGGCAATACCGCCAGACGATCGCATTCGGCGTGGCCACAGGCCGCACGATTACGTCCGCGCAACACATACTCAACGCTCACCATGTGCCGGCGCCGGACTTTATCATTTCCTCGGTCGGCGCGGAAATTTATTATGGCCCCAACCTGCTGCCCGATCACGGCTGGCACACGCATATCTCACGCAGTTGGGAGCGCGAGAAAATTCAAAAGCTGCTGGAGAATTTTGACTTTCTGCAATTGCAGGAGCCTGATACGCAGCGCGAATTCAAATTGAGTTACTATATCGACGAAAACCCCGAGAATATTCTTGAAATTTATGATCTCCTCGGCCGCAATCGTTTGCGCGCGAATCTGATTCACTCCTCGGGGCGCTTTCTCGATATTTTGCCGTTTCGCGCTTCCAAGGGCAAGGCGGTGCGCTATCTTTGTTACAAATGGAGCATTGCTCTGAATCATGTGTTGGTTGCCGGTGATTCCGGCAATGACGCTGAAATGCTGCGCGGCGAGATGCTGGGCGTCGTTGTGGGTAACCATAGCGCCGAGTTGGAAAAAATTCGCGGGTTGAAGCATATCTATTTTTCTCCGCATAATCATGCCGCCGGTATTTTGGATGGTCTTGAGCATTATCAGTTTTTGAAAGGAGGCGAACATGCGTAA